One part of the Vicia villosa cultivar HV-30 ecotype Madison, WI linkage group LG6, Vvil1.0, whole genome shotgun sequence genome encodes these proteins:
- the LOC131611462 gene encoding LRR receptor-like serine/threonine-protein kinase GSO1, with amino-acid sequence MFPLLFLLLKLQIFLTHASQSLPINTELNTLIAIKHSLDPENRVLFSWNSSSDPCNGAFEGVACNEQGFVTNISLQGKGLSGNIPSAIGGLKSLTGLYLHFNALNGILPREIAGLSQLSDLYLNVNSLSGTIPREIGNMSNLQVLQLSYNELNGSIPTELGGLDKLSVLSLQYNHLRGAIPATLGELESLERLDLSFNTLFGPIPVTLSYAPKLQTLDVRNNSLSGNIPLDLKRLEEGFKYSNNPGLCGIGFANLDSCQIVYSSDPVRPEPYVPTKNSTIDHPTSPEQTAKNCSNADCRRRSESLIIALIFVMIGVIFVSSVIGLFLILRYRRQKQKIGNTVEISSSRRLSTDKIKEVCRKDASRLISLEYSNGWDPLSKDLGGYSQEFLRSFMFNLEEVDRATQCFSELNILSKNNISANYRGILRDGSVVVIKCIAKTSCKSDETEFLKGLKILTSLKHNNLVRLRGFCCSKGRGECFLVYDFVSNGSLSKYLDVKRGSAEVLEWSTRVSIIHGIAKGIGYLHGKNGRKQCSLVHQNISAEKVLLDSRYNSLLADSGLHKLLADDVVFSTLKASAAMGYLAPEYATTGRFTEKSDVYAFGVIVFQLLIGKHDITLLSRQWEETGCLKDIIDENLEGKFLEFEAEKLARLASVCTNESPDLRPTMEDIMIELSDKW; translated from the exons ATGTTTCCTCTCTTATTCCTACTCCTAAAACTACAAATCTTCCTCACACATGCATCTCAATCTCTTCCCATTAACACTGAACTCAACACTCTTATTGCTATCAAACACTCTCTAGACCCAGAAAACCGTGTGTTGTTCTCATGGAACAGTTCTTCTGACCCATGTAATGGTGCTTTTGAAGGTGTGGCTTGTAATGAACAAGGTTTTGTTACTAATATATCACTTCAAGGGAAGGGTTTATCAGGAAATATACCTTCGGCTATTGGTGGTCTTAAGAGTTTGACTGGTCTTTACCTTCATTTCAATGCTTTGAATGGGATTTTGCCTAGGGAAATTGCAGGCTTATCTCAGCTTAGTGATTTGTATCTTAATGTTAATAGTCTCTCTGGTACTATCCCTCGTGAGATTGGTAACATGTCAAATCTTCAAG TTTTGCAGCTTTCTTATAACGAGCTTAATGGAAGTATACCGACCGAGCTAGGAGGACTAGATAAGCTAAGTGTTCTTTCACTCCAATATAATCACTTACGCGGCGCGATTCCTGCAACATTGGGTGAGCTAGAGTCACTAGAAAGATTGGATCTCAGCTtcaataccctttttggtccaaTTCCAGTAACATTGTCTTATGCACCTAAACTACAGACTCTCGATGTTCGAAACAATTCACTCTCCGGAAACATCCCTCTAG ATTTGAAAAGACTAGAAGAAGGGTTCAAGTATTCAAACAATCCTGGTTTATGTGGAATTGGATTTGCCAACTTAGATTCTTGTCAAATAGTATACAGTTCAGATCCAGTTAGACCTGAACCATATGTACCTACAAAGAATTCTACAATTGATCATCCGACATCGCCTGAACAAACGGCTAAAAACTGCAGCAATGCTGATTGTAGAAGGCGCTCCGAATCTTTGATAATTGCTTTGATTTTTGTGATGATTGgtgttatttttgtttcttctgtTATTGGGCTTTTTCTGATCTTACGATACCGCCGTCAGAAACAGAAAATTGGAAACACTGTTGAGATTTCTAGTAGCCGGCGGCTTAGTACTGATAAGATCAAGGAAGTGTGCAGGAAAGACGCGTCACGGCTTATCAGTTTGGAGTATTCCAACGGATGGGACCCGTTATCCAAAGATCTCGGTGGTTACTCCCAGGAGTTTCTCCGAAGCTTTATGTTTAATCTCGAAGAAGTAGACCGTGCAACTCAATGTTTCTCCGAGCTGAATATATTGTCGAAGAACAATATTTCGGCTAACTATAGAGGAATCTTGAGAGATGGATCTGTTGTGGTTATAAAGTGCATTGCCAAGACAAGCTGCAAGTCTGATGAAACTGAGTTCTTGAAAGGCTTGAAGATATTAACTTCGTTAAAACACAATAATCTTGTTCGTTTGAGAGGCTTTTGTTGTTCGAAAGGCCGCGGGGAATGTTTTCTGGTTTACGATTTTGTTTCGAACGGGAGTTTGTCGAAGTATCTGGATGTTAAGAGAGGAAGTGCTGAGGTACTTGAATGGTCCACTAGAGTTTCAATAATCCATGGTATTGCCAAAG GTATTGGTTATCTACATGGAAAAAACGGAAGGAAGCAATGTTCTCTTGTTCATCAGAATATATCAGCCGAAAAAGTACTTCTCGATTCCCGGTATAATTCCTTACTTGCAGATTCAGGATTGCACAAACTTCttgcagatgatgttgttttcTCCACCCTCAAAGCTAGTGCTGCAATGGGGTACCTGGCACCAGAGTACGCGACAACGGGTCGTTTTACCGAAAAGAGTGATGTGTACGCTTTCGGGGTGATAGTTTTTCAACTTCTCATTGGAAAACATGATATCACCCTATTAAGTCGCCAATGGGAAGAAACTGGCTGTTTGAAAGATATTATTGATGAAAATCTTGAAGGAAAGTTTTTAGAATTCGAGGCAGAGAAATTGGCGAGACTAGCCTCGGTTTGCACCAATGAATCTCCGGATCTCCGGCCGACTATGGAGGATATAATGATAGAACTGAGTGATAAGTGGTAA